Proteins encoded by one window of Sphingomonas ginkgonis:
- a CDS encoding FAD binding domain-containing protein, which yields MRAFTYERASDPVQAARIVAERPGAKFLAGGTNLLDLMKLEIETPTHLVDVQDLRLDRIEETREGGLRIGALVTNTDLAADRRVRSDYQVLTKAIVAGASGQLRNKATTAGNLMQRTRCPYFYDPNMPCNKRRPGSGCAAIGGYSRQLAVIGSSDQCIATHPSDMAVAMRVLDAAVETVRSDGAARSIPIAEFHRLPGETPQVETVLQPGELITAVTLPKPIGGRHFYEKVRDRASYAFAVVSVAAVIGRDGRGRVALGGVAHKPWRVEAAEAALPQGAKAVTASLLAGARPTTHNAFKLPLAERTLAAVISQARHS from the coding sequence ATGAGGGCCTTCACCTACGAGCGCGCGAGCGACCCGGTTCAGGCCGCCCGGATTGTCGCCGAGCGGCCCGGTGCCAAGTTCCTCGCCGGCGGCACTAACCTGCTCGACCTGATGAAGCTCGAGATCGAGACGCCGACCCATCTCGTCGACGTGCAGGATCTCCGCCTCGACAGGATTGAGGAAACCCGCGAGGGCGGGCTGCGGATCGGCGCGCTGGTCACCAACACCGATCTCGCCGCCGACCGCCGCGTGCGAAGTGACTATCAGGTGCTCACGAAGGCAATCGTCGCAGGCGCTTCGGGCCAGCTGCGCAACAAGGCGACGACCGCCGGCAACCTCATGCAGCGCACTCGCTGTCCCTATTTCTACGATCCCAACATGCCGTGCAACAAGCGCCGTCCAGGCTCGGGCTGCGCGGCGATCGGCGGCTACTCGCGCCAGCTGGCAGTGATCGGTTCCAGCGATCAATGCATCGCGACCCACCCCTCAGACATGGCGGTGGCGATGCGGGTGCTGGATGCCGCGGTGGAAACCGTTCGATCCGATGGCGCTGCCCGCTCGATCCCGATCGCCGAGTTCCACCGGCTGCCGGGCGAAACGCCGCAGGTCGAGACCGTGCTGCAGCCGGGCGAACTGATCACCGCGGTGACTTTGCCCAAGCCGATCGGGGGCCGACACTTCTACGAAAAGGTGCGCGACCGCGCCTCCTACGCCTTCGCCGTGGTCTCGGTGGCGGCGGTGATCGGGCGCGACGGCCGGGGCCGGGTGGCGCTGGGTGGCGTGGCGCACAAGCCGTGGCGCGTCGAGGCCGCCGAGGCGGCGCTGCCGCAGGGCGCAAAGGCGGTGACCGCAAGTCTGCTCGCCGGCGCTCGCCCGACGACCCACAATGCGTTCAAGCTGCCGCTGGCCGAGCGCACGCTTGCCGCGGTGATCAGCCAAGCGAGGCACTCATGA
- the paoA gene encoding aldehyde dehydrogenase iron-sulfur subunit PaoA produces the protein MEETDRLPVTRRGVLVSGAASAAVIATPSMEAIAQPRPASAAVPSLVPVTIEVNGQPRQLQLDTRTTLLDTLREHLHLTGTKKGCDHGQCGACTVLVNGQRINSCLSLAVQHQGDKVTTIEGLGSPERLHPMQAAFVKHDGYQCGYCTPGQICSAVAVLDEIRRGIPSHVQADPADRPRMSNLELRERMSGNICRCGAYSNIAEAMAEVAGNQG, from the coding sequence ATGGAAGAAACGGATCGCCTGCCCGTCACTCGGCGAGGCGTGCTGGTCAGCGGGGCCGCTTCCGCGGCCGTGATAGCAACGCCTAGCATGGAAGCCATTGCGCAGCCACGCCCGGCATCGGCGGCTGTTCCATCGCTCGTCCCGGTCACCATCGAGGTCAATGGACAGCCAAGACAGCTGCAGCTCGACACCCGGACTACGCTGCTCGATACACTGCGCGAGCATCTGCACCTGACCGGCACCAAGAAGGGCTGCGATCATGGGCAGTGCGGGGCCTGCACCGTCCTGGTCAATGGTCAGCGGATCAACAGCTGCCTCAGCCTCGCCGTCCAGCATCAGGGCGACAAGGTGACCACCATCGAGGGGCTGGGGTCGCCCGAACGGCTGCACCCGATGCAGGCCGCGTTCGTGAAGCATGACGGGTACCAGTGCGGTTATTGCACGCCGGGGCAGATCTGCTCGGCGGTGGCGGTGCTCGACGAGATCCGCCGCGGAATACCCAGCCATGTTCAGGCCGACCCGGCGGACAGGCCGCGAATGAGCAACTTGGAGCTGCGAGAACGGATGAGCGGCAACATCTGTCGCTGTGGCGCCTATTCGAACATTGCCGAAGCGATGGCCGAGGTCGCGGGGAATCAGGGATGA
- a CDS encoding RDD family protein: protein MNAVAARRSVGSMRRHFVTPEGVDLQLSLGTAGARAGAFMVDALLMVALLVAVTLFLLYLRVKQLDQFLMILWLIGFFLLRNFWFVLFEMGRRGATPGKRLTGLRVVARDGDRLTGAAVVARNAMREIEIFLPLSFLAAQASEGLADSFLTIFALGWSGIFLFFPLFNRDRLRVGDLVAGTWVVEARREALSSDLVGEPRGHRRQFPEAALAAYGIYELQRLEQVLRGEQPAAVATVAHTIRDKFAIASDGDDYGFLSDFYAELCHRLEQGLMLGRCRQSKHNDT from the coding sequence ATGAACGCCGTTGCCGCCCGTCGCAGCGTCGGATCGATGCGCCGCCATTTCGTCACGCCGGAAGGGGTTGATCTTCAGCTGTCGCTCGGAACCGCGGGCGCGCGCGCCGGCGCCTTCATGGTCGACGCGCTGCTGATGGTCGCGCTGCTGGTCGCGGTTACCTTGTTCCTGCTCTACCTGCGCGTGAAGCAGCTCGACCAGTTCCTCATGATCCTCTGGCTGATCGGCTTCTTCCTCCTCCGGAACTTCTGGTTCGTGCTGTTCGAGATGGGCCGCCGCGGCGCAACCCCGGGCAAGCGGCTGACCGGATTGCGGGTCGTGGCCCGCGACGGCGACCGTCTGACCGGAGCCGCCGTCGTCGCCCGCAACGCGATGCGCGAGATCGAGATCTTCCTCCCCCTCTCCTTCCTCGCCGCGCAGGCCAGCGAGGGGCTCGCCGACAGCTTTCTCACCATCTTCGCGCTGGGGTGGAGCGGCATCTTCCTCTTCTTCCCGCTGTTCAACCGCGACCGGCTGCGCGTCGGTGACCTGGTCGCGGGTACCTGGGTGGTCGAAGCGCGTCGCGAAGCGCTCTCCTCCGACCTTGTGGGAGAGCCACGCGGGCATCGCCGCCAATTCCCTGAAGCGGCGCTCGCTGCCTATGGCATCTACGAACTGCAGCGGCTGGAGCAGGTGCTCCGCGGCGAGCAGCCGGCCGCGGTGGCGACCGTCGCGCACACTATTCGCGACAAGTTCGCCATAGCCAGCGACGGCGACGACTATGGCTTTCTGTCCGACTTCTACGCCGAGCTGTGCCACCGGCTGGAGCAGGGCCTGATGCTGGGACGTTGTCGCCAATCCAAGCACAACGACACCTGA
- a CDS encoding stage II sporulation protein M: MSGPLVNATRFRAEHSADWERLDQLVTRLERKSLRSLSDDDLLDLPRLYRSTLSSLSVARDTSLDRSLLTYLEQLSTRAYFQIYGVQTSPGRQVLRFFARGWPLAIQALWRELLFCAVLTAASALAAFLLVRGDPDWFYGIIPQGMAAGRDPAASTAFLRGTLYGNERDGLMVFATFLFTHNAQIAIFAFALGFAFAVPSVLLITYNGLMLGAIFAVFAAHGLAHNLAGWLLIHGTTELLAICVAGAAGIRIGLALAFPGAAQRMEALVAAGRTAATAMLGAVLMLSVAGILEGVGRQTITDDGLRLLVGAVALAGWLLYFFLPRRTVDEAR, translated from the coding sequence GTGAGCGGCCCGCTCGTGAACGCCACCCGCTTTCGCGCCGAGCATTCGGCCGACTGGGAGCGGCTCGACCAGCTCGTCACCCGCCTCGAGCGCAAGTCGCTCCGTTCGCTCAGCGACGACGACCTGCTCGATCTTCCGCGGCTCTACCGCTCGACCCTGTCCTCCCTGTCGGTGGCGCGGGACACCTCGCTCGACCGCTCGCTGCTGACCTATCTCGAGCAGCTCAGCACCCGCGCCTATTTCCAGATCTACGGAGTGCAGACTTCGCCCGGGCGGCAGGTCCTCCGCTTTTTCGCGCGGGGCTGGCCGCTGGCGATTCAGGCCCTGTGGCGCGAGCTGCTGTTCTGCGCCGTGCTGACCGCCGCGTCCGCGCTCGCCGCCTTCCTGCTGGTGCGCGGCGATCCGGACTGGTTTTACGGGATCATCCCGCAGGGCATGGCTGCCGGGCGCGATCCAGCCGCCTCGACCGCCTTCCTGCGCGGCACCCTCTACGGCAACGAGCGCGACGGGCTGATGGTCTTCGCTACCTTCCTCTTCACCCACAATGCCCAGATCGCCATCTTCGCCTTCGCGCTAGGCTTCGCCTTCGCCGTCCCGTCGGTGCTGCTGATCACCTACAACGGGCTGATGCTCGGCGCGATTTTCGCGGTCTTCGCCGCGCACGGGCTCGCCCACAACCTCGCCGGCTGGCTGCTGATCCACGGCACGACCGAGCTGCTCGCCATCTGTGTCGCCGGGGCTGCCGGCATCCGCATCGGGCTGGCGCTCGCCTTCCCCGGCGCCGCGCAGCGGATGGAGGCGCTGGTCGCGGCAGGCCGGACGGCGGCAACCGCGATGCTCGGCGCGGTGCTGATGCTGAGCGTCGCCGGGATCCTCGAGGGGGTCGGACGGCAGACGATCACCGACGACGGGCTCCGCCTGCTGGTCGGGGCAGTCGCCCTGGCGGGTTGGCTGCTCTATTTCTTCCTGCCTCGCCGGACCGTGGACGAGGCACGATGA
- a CDS encoding DUF58 domain-containing protein: MIYPTRRAVVLMALGALLALAVAAWSSGRWAMALVWPLVIVLLVGLDALKSRGPLAVALELPGSAYVGETRDATVDLRLGARADVAQLALAHSPVVEPLGSDRSEVGLAAGAASVRLPLAMLRRGTARIERLWLRWQGPLGLVWRQHEQAVDQPFPILPDLRPTQRLGATLFERYAVDGTMRQFTRGEGSDFDALVEFRPGMDRRAIDWKSSARATRLLARHYHGEKNNQIVFALDCGRQMSEPVAGLPRLDRMIAGILLTAWLALRLGDRVAINAFDSRPRVASGLVSGAGAFAEVQRLTASIDYGVDETNYTFALTDLNARLSRRSLVILFTEFTDRVSARFLLATVRLLIRTHLLLVVVLRDEELEAFVEARPDSADDVTRAITAAELIRDRQEVIAELRRLGVEVLEADHERVAPAIAEAYLEIKRRDRL; encoded by the coding sequence TTGATCTACCCGACCCGCCGCGCGGTCGTGCTGATGGCGCTCGGCGCGCTGCTGGCGCTCGCCGTCGCGGCGTGGTCGAGCGGCCGCTGGGCGATGGCGCTGGTGTGGCCGCTCGTCATCGTGCTGTTAGTCGGGCTCGACGCCCTCAAGAGCCGGGGCCCGCTCGCGGTGGCGCTCGAGCTTCCGGGCAGCGCCTATGTCGGCGAGACCCGAGACGCGACAGTCGACCTTCGGCTCGGCGCCCGCGCCGACGTTGCGCAACTCGCGCTGGCCCACTCGCCGGTGGTCGAGCCGCTGGGTAGCGACCGATCGGAGGTCGGACTTGCCGCCGGCGCAGCGAGCGTGCGCCTCCCGCTCGCCATGCTCCGCCGCGGCACCGCCAGGATCGAGCGGCTGTGGCTGCGCTGGCAGGGGCCGCTGGGGCTGGTCTGGCGCCAGCACGAGCAGGCGGTCGACCAGCCCTTCCCCATTCTTCCCGACCTCCGCCCCACCCAGCGGCTCGGGGCGACCCTGTTCGAACGCTATGCGGTCGACGGGACGATGCGGCAATTCACCCGCGGCGAGGGCAGCGACTTCGACGCGCTCGTAGAATTCCGCCCCGGGATGGACCGGCGTGCGATCGACTGGAAGAGCAGCGCGCGCGCGACCCGGCTGCTCGCCCGCCACTATCATGGCGAGAAGAACAACCAGATCGTCTTCGCGCTCGACTGCGGCCGCCAGATGTCGGAACCGGTCGCCGGGCTGCCGCGTCTGGACCGGATGATCGCCGGGATCCTGCTCACCGCCTGGCTCGCTTTGCGCCTCGGCGACCGGGTCGCGATCAACGCCTTCGACAGCCGCCCGCGGGTCGCCAGCGGCCTCGTCTCGGGCGCCGGCGCCTTCGCCGAGGTCCAGCGCCTCACCGCCTCGATCGACTATGGCGTCGACGAGACCAACTACACGTTCGCGCTGACCGACCTCAACGCGCGCCTGTCGCGCCGCTCGCTGGTGATCCTCTTCACCGAGTTCACCGATCGCGTCTCGGCGCGCTTCCTGCTCGCCACCGTCCGACTGCTGATCCGGACCCATCTCCTGCTCGTCGTGGTGCTCCGCGACGAGGAGCTGGAGGCGTTCGTCGAGGCTCGGCCCGACAGCGCCGACGATGTCACCCGGGCGATCACCGCCGCCGAGCTGATCCGCGACCGCCAGGAGGTCATTGCCGAGCTCCGCCGCCTCGGCGTCGAGGTGCTCGAGGCCGACCACGAGCGAGTCGCGCCCGCGATTGCGGAGGCCTATCTCGAGATCAAGCGGAGGGACCGGCTGTGA
- a CDS encoding AAA family ATPase — protein sequence MTIDEVKALGDAIRGQVAKAVVGQDQTVHLMLVAMLSRGHMLLEGPPGTAKTLLAQSFAAAVGLGFGRIQFTPDLMPSDILGANLFNFQTSSFTLTRGAIFTDLLLADEINRTPPKTQAALLEAMQERQVTIDGKSFPLGDNFLVVATQNPIEQQGVYPLPEAQLDRFLFKQLVDYPSPAEERRIIASHSARPNAMEPGSWGVEAVASADSIRTAVGAVDRIRLVEEIVDYIAALIRGTREVADLQSGASPRAGAMLAGAARARAALDGRDFVIPDDVKALAPAVLRHRILLSPSAEINGRRVEDVVLSIIDGIEAPR from the coding sequence GTGACGATTGACGAGGTGAAGGCGCTTGGCGACGCGATCCGCGGGCAGGTCGCCAAGGCCGTCGTCGGGCAGGACCAGACGGTCCACCTGATGCTGGTCGCGATGCTGTCGCGCGGCCACATGCTGCTCGAAGGCCCGCCGGGCACCGCCAAGACCCTCCTCGCGCAGAGCTTCGCCGCCGCGGTCGGTCTCGGTTTCGGGCGGATTCAGTTCACCCCCGACCTGATGCCCAGCGACATTCTCGGCGCCAACCTGTTCAACTTCCAGACGTCCAGCTTCACGCTGACCCGCGGCGCCATCTTCACCGACCTGCTGCTCGCCGACGAGATCAACCGCACCCCGCCCAAGACTCAGGCCGCGCTGCTCGAGGCGATGCAGGAGCGGCAGGTCACGATCGACGGGAAGAGCTTCCCGCTCGGCGACAACTTCCTCGTCGTGGCGACCCAGAACCCGATCGAGCAGCAGGGCGTCTATCCGCTCCCCGAGGCGCAGCTCGACCGCTTCCTGTTCAAGCAGCTGGTCGACTATCCGAGCCCAGCCGAGGAGCGGCGGATCATCGCCAGCCACAGCGCTCGGCCCAACGCGATGGAGCCCGGAAGCTGGGGAGTCGAAGCGGTCGCCAGCGCCGACTCCATCCGCACCGCGGTCGGAGCGGTCGACCGCATTCGCCTGGTGGAGGAGATCGTCGACTATATCGCCGCGCTGATCCGCGGGACGCGCGAGGTCGCCGACCTCCAGTCGGGCGCCAGCCCGCGCGCCGGGGCGATGCTCGCCGGCGCCGCCCGCGCCCGCGCCGCGCTCGACGGCCGCGACTTCGTCATTCCCGACGACGTGAAGGCGCTCGCCCCCGCCGTGCTGCGCCACCGCATCCTCCTCTCGCCCTCGGCCGAGATCAACGGCCGTCGGGTCGAGGACGTGGTGCTCTCGATCATCGACGGGATCGAGGCGCCGCGTTGA
- a CDS encoding DUF4129 domain-containing protein gives MGDLDNGAGSTARAPSFDAAWRQLHADPSIQFSLSPAAPKPKPPAWVETLGRWVEAALRPIGRFFGWLFSHLPDAAYARIILVTLLVAGAALILYLVVQRARSGEWRWPWHRQPPLPAGEAADLDWQPDAAPVRAWLDEADALAAQGRFAEAIHCLLLRSVDDIARRRPQLARPALTGRELAASVLLPERARVLFSGIASTVERSLFGGRAVDGGEWSEARAAYSAFALASSWSR, from the coding sequence ATGGGGGATCTCGACAACGGAGCCGGGTCGACGGCGCGCGCGCCATCGTTCGACGCGGCGTGGCGGCAGCTTCACGCCGATCCCTCGATCCAGTTCAGCCTCTCCCCCGCCGCGCCGAAGCCCAAGCCACCAGCCTGGGTCGAGACGCTCGGGCGATGGGTCGAGGCCGCTTTGCGCCCCATCGGCCGTTTCTTTGGCTGGCTGTTCAGCCATCTCCCCGACGCCGCCTACGCCCGCATCATCCTGGTCACGCTGCTGGTCGCGGGCGCCGCGCTGATCCTCTACCTGGTCGTCCAGCGGGCGCGCAGCGGCGAGTGGCGGTGGCCGTGGCACCGCCAGCCCCCGCTTCCCGCGGGCGAGGCGGCCGACCTCGACTGGCAGCCCGACGCCGCGCCGGTCCGCGCCTGGCTCGACGAGGCCGACGCGCTCGCCGCGCAGGGCCGGTTCGCCGAGGCCATCCACTGCCTGTTGCTGCGCTCTGTCGACGACATCGCGCGACGCCGGCCGCAGCTCGCCCGCCCCGCCCTCACCGGCCGCGAGCTCGCCGCCTCGGTCCTGCTGCCGGAGCGGGCACGCGTGCTCTTCTCCGGCATCGCGTCGACCGTCGAGCGCAGCCTGTTCGGCGGCCGCGCGGTCGACGGCGGAGAATGGTCCGAAGCGCGCGCCGCCTACAGCGCCTTCGCGCTTGCCTCGAGCTGGTCGCGATGA
- a CDS encoding LuxR C-terminal-related transcriptional regulator — MKLTSRQLQCLEGFWRRKTAKEIGRQLGITHYAVEKHLLAVRQQLGVTSSAAAAALVFGGPQGTTVEPYYGGAELPQGRESSEIESALDGGRSAAGAAIDQPPPINTLGAGMTLLAILAVAVGSILSLAALVGAAQGANQLWKTFGQ; from the coding sequence GTGAAGCTCACGTCCCGACAGCTGCAGTGCCTTGAAGGCTTCTGGCGCCGCAAGACGGCGAAGGAGATCGGTCGGCAGCTCGGGATCACCCACTACGCGGTGGAAAAGCATCTGCTGGCTGTTCGCCAGCAGCTCGGTGTTACCTCGTCCGCGGCGGCGGCGGCCCTCGTTTTCGGCGGTCCCCAAGGAACTACGGTCGAGCCGTACTATGGCGGCGCAGAGCTACCGCAAGGGCGCGAAAGCTCGGAGATCGAGAGCGCGCTGGACGGCGGACGATCCGCTGCCGGCGCGGCTATCGACCAGCCGCCGCCGATCAACACGCTCGGGGCGGGGATGACCTTGCTGGCGATCCTGGCCGTCGCGGTCGGATCGATCCTGTCTTTGGCCGCTCTCGTCGGAGCGGCTCAGGGCGCCAACCAGCTTTGGAAAACCTTTGGCCAATAG
- a CDS encoding MarR family transcriptional regulator: MAVKTSSADRDRLIDFARAVIAHRSVRQRHFPLNMLGETAWEALLAIYVHDPVGPMDLPELAASLSSSSASLTRWLDYLEAEGLIELLPSGRGETRQLRLSASGLERTEACLGEMLRSWSV; the protein is encoded by the coding sequence ATGGCGGTTAAAACGTCCTCGGCCGACCGTGACCGCCTGATCGATTTCGCGCGCGCGGTGATCGCGCATCGCAGCGTGCGCCAGCGGCACTTCCCCCTCAACATGCTGGGCGAGACCGCGTGGGAGGCCCTTCTAGCCATCTACGTCCATGACCCGGTCGGCCCGATGGACCTGCCTGAGCTTGCCGCCAGCCTTTCCAGTTCGTCGGCATCGCTCACGCGCTGGCTCGACTATCTGGAAGCCGAAGGGCTGATCGAGCTTCTGCCGTCGGGTAGAGGCGAGACGAGGCAGCTCCGCCTCAGCGCCAGCGGTCTCGAGCGTACGGAAGCTTGCCTTGGGGAAATGTTGCGCAGCTGGTCCGTTTAA
- a CDS encoding sugar kinase has translation MATILCCGEGMLELSAASAVAPLGDCQLGYGGDTLNTAIHLARAGHSVQFLTALGLDPFSAALRQAWLAEGVLGELVLTHPTRRAGLYAITTDVEGERSFTYWRGNSAAQAMFELASEAQLAMAERSALLFFSLITLAILPRAGRERLFDLVRRVREHGGRVAFDGNYRPSLWRDRASAREARNQAVALANIGLPTLDDETALSGWRDPAEVAEHWAGLGCAETIVKLGSAGCRLPSGETVAPAAVLHPVDTSGAGDAFNAAYLSARLSGDSIAAAASKGHRLAGWTIMRPGATPRADD, from the coding sequence ATGGCGACCATCCTGTGCTGCGGCGAGGGAATGCTGGAGCTCTCCGCCGCCAGCGCTGTGGCGCCGCTCGGCGACTGTCAGTTGGGCTATGGCGGCGACACGCTCAACACCGCGATTCACCTCGCGCGGGCCGGGCACTCGGTCCAGTTCCTCACGGCGCTCGGCCTCGATCCGTTCAGCGCCGCGTTGCGGCAGGCGTGGCTGGCGGAGGGCGTGCTTGGTGAGCTGGTGCTGACCCATCCGACGCGTCGCGCCGGACTATATGCGATCACCACCGACGTTGAGGGAGAGCGGAGCTTCACCTACTGGCGCGGCAACAGCGCAGCCCAGGCCATGTTCGAGCTCGCGAGCGAGGCTCAGCTTGCCATGGCCGAGCGCTCTGCGCTGCTGTTCTTCTCGCTGATCACGCTGGCGATCCTGCCGCGCGCCGGCCGAGAGCGGCTGTTCGACCTTGTCCGCCGGGTGCGGGAGCATGGCGGCAGGGTCGCCTTCGACGGAAATTACCGGCCGAGCCTCTGGCGCGATCGGGCATCGGCGCGCGAGGCCCGCAACCAGGCGGTTGCGCTCGCCAACATCGGGCTCCCCACGCTGGACGACGAGACCGCGTTGTCGGGCTGGCGCGATCCGGCGGAAGTTGCGGAACACTGGGCCGGGCTGGGTTGCGCGGAGACGATCGTCAAGCTCGGCAGTGCCGGGTGCCGCCTTCCTTCGGGCGAGACGGTGGCGCCCGCCGCGGTGCTCCATCCGGTCGACACGAGCGGCGCGGGCGACGCCTTCAACGCCGCTTATCTCTCCGCGCGGCTGAGCGGGGACAGCATTGCCGCGGCCGCCAGCAAGGGCCATCGCCTGGCCGGCTGGACCATCATGCGCCCCGGCGCGACACCGCGCGCGGACGACTAG
- a CDS encoding alpha/beta hydrolase — protein sequence MRMFIGLIMALLAPAAAWAADPAPVPPPSYTAIPLWPNGASGSEARRNEPEIARDYWVRNIQNPSLLAFPASAKHNSGAAVIILPGGAHQFLVWTNEGVKVATALNRMGVSAFVLKYRLAREPGSHTSIEGDAADDTRRAVRWVRAHAADYGIDPARVGLMGFSAGGELVTLVADNAEPKGRPVRDALDRLNGKPDFQVLVFPGPLGQPANDVAHAPPAFIVAGSLDACCGPPSVALYEQLRKAHVSAELHMYADSDHAFNLDESNRISILHWPDRLADWLADGGWLDHRTK from the coding sequence ATGCGCATGTTCATCGGCCTGATCATGGCCCTGCTCGCACCGGCTGCGGCCTGGGCCGCCGACCCGGCGCCGGTCCCACCGCCGAGCTATACCGCCATACCTTTATGGCCGAACGGTGCGTCCGGCTCCGAGGCGCGGCGGAACGAACCCGAGATCGCGCGCGACTATTGGGTCCGCAACATCCAAAACCCTTCGCTGCTGGCCTTCCCGGCAAGCGCAAAGCACAACAGCGGGGCGGCGGTGATTATCCTGCCGGGAGGCGCGCACCAGTTCCTGGTCTGGACCAACGAGGGGGTGAAGGTCGCCACTGCTCTCAACCGCATGGGGGTGTCCGCCTTCGTCCTCAAGTACCGGCTGGCGCGCGAGCCGGGATCCCATACCTCGATCGAGGGAGATGCGGCCGACGATACGCGGCGCGCTGTCCGCTGGGTCCGCGCGCATGCCGCCGACTACGGGATCGACCCCGCCCGGGTCGGGCTGATGGGCTTTTCCGCGGGGGGCGAGCTGGTCACGCTGGTCGCCGACAATGCAGAGCCGAAGGGTCGCCCGGTGCGCGACGCGCTCGACCGGCTGAACGGCAAGCCCGACTTCCAGGTGCTGGTGTTCCCCGGCCCGCTCGGACAGCCCGCGAACGACGTCGCCCATGCACCCCCCGCCTTCATCGTCGCCGGTTCCCTCGATGCCTGCTGCGGACCGCCCTCGGTCGCGCTCTACGAGCAGCTGCGCAAGGCGCACGTGTCAGCGGAACTCCACATGTATGCGGACTCCGACCACGCTTTCAATCTCGACGAGTCCAACCGCATCTCCATCCTTCATTGGCCGGACCGGCTGGCGGACTGGCTCGCCGACGGCGGATGGCTCGACCACCGGACGAAATAG
- a CDS encoding SMP-30/gluconolactonase/LRE family protein gives MPLFDRRTVLAGSLALFSMGAARAAGTPTELRLRRLSPALDKMVAPGAQPQVIATGIKWAEGPLWVPAGGFLLFSDPPANRVRRWRPGHGATIFLEPSGAAGTDPKLVREPGANGLALDRHGRLLIADSGGRSIDRFDLGSRRRVALADRYAGKRFNSPNDLHVARDGSIYFTDPPYGLAGGDSSSLKEQPVNGVYRWRPDGEVALLDGSLTRPNGIALSPDERRLYVSVSDEAAPRIMVYDLDARGHPRGSRVLLDAKAMAGTGAPGLPDGMKVARDGTLVCSVPGGMMFMTPEAEPLGLVETGGPIANCAFGERGRALFMTANDRVLHLPLRAGWQG, from the coding sequence ATGCCGTTGTTCGATCGTCGCACGGTTCTGGCCGGCAGCCTTGCCCTCTTCTCCATGGGTGCTGCGCGGGCTGCGGGCACGCCCACCGAGCTCCGCCTGCGGCGCTTGTCGCCGGCACTCGACAAGATGGTGGCGCCCGGGGCGCAGCCGCAGGTCATCGCTACCGGCATTAAATGGGCGGAAGGGCCGCTGTGGGTACCGGCCGGCGGTTTCCTGCTCTTTTCCGACCCGCCAGCGAACCGGGTCCGGCGATGGCGCCCCGGTCACGGCGCGACCATCTTTCTCGAACCCTCGGGCGCTGCCGGAACTGATCCCAAGCTGGTGCGGGAGCCCGGGGCCAACGGCCTGGCGCTCGACCGGCATGGACGGCTGCTGATCGCCGACAGCGGCGGCCGCAGCATCGATCGCTTCGATCTCGGCAGTCGGCGCCGAGTGGCGCTCGCCGACCGCTACGCCGGCAAGCGCTTCAACAGCCCCAATGACCTGCATGTCGCGCGCGACGGGTCGATCTACTTCACCGATCCGCCCTACGGTCTGGCCGGCGGAGATTCGTCCTCGCTCAAGGAGCAGCCGGTCAATGGTGTCTATCGCTGGCGTCCCGACGGCGAGGTGGCGCTGCTCGACGGGAGCCTGACCCGTCCGAACGGCATCGCGCTGTCGCCCGACGAAAGGCGGCTCTACGTTTCCGTGTCCGACGAGGCCGCACCGCGGATCATGGTCTACGACCTCGATGCGCGCGGCCATCCGCGCGGGTCGCGGGTGCTGCTCGATGCCAAGGCGATGGCTGGCACGGGTGCGCCCGGTCTGCCCGATGGGATGAAAGTCGCGCGCGACGGGACACTGGTCTGTTCGGTGCCGGGCGGGATGATGTTCATGACCCCCGAGGCGGAGCCGCTCGGGTTGGTCGAGACCGGCGGTCCGATCGCCAACTGCGCGTTCGGCGAACGGGGCCGTGCCCTGTTCATGACCGCCAACGATCGCGTCCTGCACCTGCCGCTGCGAGCCGGTTGGCAAGGCTGA
- a CDS encoding cupin domain-containing protein, whose product MTRALRWLALACSGTALAQGAASDPTAFASSAAIAAQVAAMDRAMKPGQGFAWQPVVRDGNRVAALEIWKHPGRPAVHPAEAEYATVIDGEGTLVSGGTLENASTTRPDLVEGDRIVGGTRRPLRRGDVMLIPAGVPHGFEISGRRLVLLGTKLPTR is encoded by the coding sequence ATGACCCGCGCGCTCCGCTGGTTGGCGCTGGCCTGCTCCGGTACCGCGCTGGCGCAGGGCGCGGCGAGTGACCCGACCGCCTTCGCCTCCTCCGCCGCGATCGCCGCGCAGGTGGCGGCGATGGACCGGGCAATGAAGCCAGGCCAGGGCTTCGCCTGGCAGCCGGTGGTCCGCGACGGCAACCGTGTGGCCGCCCTCGAAATCTGGAAACACCCAGGCCGCCCTGCGGTGCACCCGGCGGAGGCGGAATATGCGACGGTGATCGACGGCGAAGGGACACTGGTGTCGGGTGGAACGCTGGAGAATGCCAGCACGACCCGTCCCGACCTGGTCGAAGGCGACCGGATCGTCGGTGGCACCCGCCGTCCACTCCGGCGCGGCGACGTGATGCTGATCCCGGCCGGAGTTCCGCACGGCTTCGAGATCAGCGGCCGGCGGCTGGTGCTGCTCGGCACCAAGCTGCCGACGCGCTGA